A region of the Chryseobacterium cucumeris genome:
ATATTATCGATCCACGTACTGACAAACTTTTTCTTTGCGTTATCATATCCCACAATGCTCATTCCTTCAAAAGGCATTCCCATAAAGTCGCCTTTGTGATTTGTGATCTGATAACGTCCGCCAAGCATCATTTTATTGGTCGCTTCAGATTTACTCATCATAGGTTTGGCTCCGTTTTCCATCCACATTGTCGTTTCTCCATTCCAGGTTCCATCAGACTTTGCAAGCATTTTTTGCATTTCTCCCGGTGTTGAGTACGCCATCCAGTCTTTCATGGCGGTTGCGGAGTCTACTGGCTTCCATTCAGATGCAGATGCTGAATCTGTTTTATCAGAACCACTGGCTGCTGTTGTTTTTCCATTCTCACAAGCTATTAATAAAAAAGCTGCAGAAAGAATTGCTAATAAATTTTTCATAATAATTTAGTTTTAAGATGGTTAGAAAGATAACTTAAAGGTAAGAACTTTTATGTTAATTAAAATTTTTTTTAATACAGGCATAAATTGTAACTTTGTGTATTCATAACACAAATCAATTTATGGAGTCTCCAAAAAAATTACAGGATATAAAAGTGGCTGTAGATGCCGTTATTTTCGGATATTTTGATAAAAAAGATCTTCAGATCCTTCTGATTAAAAGAAATATTGAACCTTTTAAAGGAGGCTGGGCACTTCCGGGAGGGCTTGTTCTTGATGATGAAAGTGTAGATGATGCGGTAAAAAGAGAATTGTATGAAGAAGCCGGTATAAAGCCCGATTTTTTGGAACAACTGTATACTTTTGGTAATCTGGGCCGCGATCCGAGAAACAGAGTGGTTTCTGTGGCTTATTTGGGGCTTGTAAACCCATCTTATCATGAACTGTTTGCCGATTCAGATGCCGATGACGCACAATGGTTTAGTATTAATAAACTTCCATCAGTAGCATTTGATCACAAAACCATTATTGAGACAGCATTAAAAAGACTTCGCACAAAAATTCAATACCAGCCGATCGGCTTCAATCTTCTCAATGAAGAATTCCCTTTTTCAGATCTTGAAAACCTTTATAAAACAATTGTCGGACAGGAAATTGACAGAAGAAACTTCCGCAAGAAAATCATGAGCTACGGACTCCTGAACGAAACCAATAACGTTAAAAAAGAAGGCAGCGGCAGACCCGGAAAACTTTTTACTTTCAATAAAGAAAAATATAAAGAGCTGGAAGAGCAGGGCTTTTATTTTGAAATCAAATAGTTTGTTTTAAACACAAATTTCACAAATGTCTTGCACAAATATTCATTAATATTTACAGGCATTTTCGGAATGCACATTATACAGTATTAAGACATTCAATAGGAAATATCTAACTCCGGATTGTATTATCGGTCTTCTGTCATTCTAACGGAGGAAGAATCTCGTAATTGATTAGATTCTTCACTACACTGTTGAACTACGTTCGCAGACCTTCAGTCTGTGTTTAGAATGACATTGATGTAATAACAATTTTTAAGAACAAATTCCACCAGTTTTAGCTGAAACCTATCAAATTTGTGTCATTTGTGATTAAAATTTGTGTTATTCGTGTTTGTTAAGATTAATTTTTTATTGCTGGAAATCAATTAATTATATTTATTAGCGTAAAATTAACACAAATAAATTTGGTGTAAAAGCTGATATTCTTTTAAATTTGTGTCAAAATAACGCAATCATGAAATATACCTTACAAAATATTATAGAACGCTTTCAAAAAAAGGAAAGGATAAAATATCTCTTTTTCTGGGGACACACGGCAACAGATATTGTTACCAAATCATGTTTAAGCCAATGGTCTCCAGGA
Encoded here:
- a CDS encoding NUDIX hydrolase; this encodes MESPKKLQDIKVAVDAVIFGYFDKKDLQILLIKRNIEPFKGGWALPGGLVLDDESVDDAVKRELYEEAGIKPDFLEQLYTFGNLGRDPRNRVVSVAYLGLVNPSYHELFADSDADDAQWFSINKLPSVAFDHKTIIETALKRLRTKIQYQPIGFNLLNEEFPFSDLENLYKTIVGQEIDRRNFRKKIMSYGLLNETNNVKKEGSGRPGKLFTFNKEKYKELEEQGFYFEIK
- a CDS encoding DUF1579 domain-containing protein; translated protein: MKNLLAILSAAFLLIACENGKTTAASGSDKTDSASASEWKPVDSATAMKDWMAYSTPGEMQKMLAKSDGTWNGETTMWMENGAKPMMSKSEATNKMMLGGRYQITNHKGDFMGMPFEGMSIVGYDNAKKKFVSTWIDNMGTGIMHSEGDWNPSTKSVEFKGKMTDPSRPGKDCDFREVFTFVDDNTQKLEMYGPDSKTGKEYKTMEIKYTRKK